From Microcoleus sp. bin38.metabat.b11b12b14.051:
AATACGGCAGGATTCAAAAATTCTGTATTTTCAGCCATATAAGCAGCCGTCAACTTCAGCGGCTTGGCAACTTGCCAACTCACAACAGCACCAGAACCGCGATCGACCGCATTCAACAGTGTACTGCCGGTCGAGTTAAAACTCGTTGCCCCTTTCATAAAAAACGTGAAACGGTTGCCATCGAAATATCGATAATAATTCAATCGCGGCCCGATCGCAACTTGGACTTTATCTCCGACAGGAAACGTGTAGGACATCTCGCGAATTCCCACAACATTAGCCGTCGGCGCGCCCGTTTGATCTAAAAAAGGAGTTCCCCACGAGTTGTAAAAACCAGCCGAAACCAATTCGTTTGCAGGCGAGTTGCCGTTGCCAAAAACCAACTGAGTCACCAGCGAATCTTTGCCAGTAAACGAAGTATTTAGCGTCAGGAAAGCGTAGTAACTAAAAGTAGTTTCAGGCTGCCCGCGCTCGACGCGAGTCGGTCGATTGTTGGCATCGCGAGTTGGCGGAGCAAATGGGCTTCCAGGGGCGGTGCTGCTGCGTTCTGCCCTAATATCACCTGTCGGAAATGCTGATGTTAGATTGAACCAAACGGTAGCATTAAGTTTCGTTGTAGTTGAAAATTGATTCGATTCTAGATTCGCCGTCCGAGCTTCTAGGACATCAATTCTACCGCGCAGCGTTGCTAGTTCTGCTGCAAATTCTTCTTGCAGTCTCTGGAGTTTCTGTACATCCTCTTTTTTAACTAAATTTGAGGTTCCTGCTGTTACTAACTCAGCAACTTTATCGAGACAAGCATTCAAACCGGCGGCGAATTCGTAGCGAGTCATCGCTCGATTTCCCCGATAGGTGCCGTCGGGATATCCAGCTATGCAGCCGTAGCGTTCAACTAATGATTGCAGTGCTTGAAATGCCCAATCTGTGGGTTTGACATCGCTGAGCTGGGACACTGAAGTAACCTGTTCAATCTCCGGTAAAGCGGAAGGATCGGTTACTTCTAGGCTGTCTGGTTGTGAGATTTCGGCGATGCTTGTCGGTGCTGGTTTTTCTGGGGTTTGAATTGATTCTGATAAGAGGTTTGATTCGCTGGATTTTTGAGTGGGTGTATCTGTCGGTTGGAGATTATTTAGTTGAGGAACTGCGACGACTTCCGCTTCTCTATTTGTTGGTGATTTGGGTGAAATATCGGCGGTTAGTTCTGGCGTCGTTCCCGGATTTGCCTGTGTGGGATTTGGCTCTATCGCAACTGGTAACGTGCCGGATTTTTCTGTTTCTATATTCGTCTGGATGACTTCATTTTTGGGAGAAAATTCTGCTGTTTTTTCCCTGTCTGTTGCAAGGGAAATACTATCGGAATTTTCTTTATTTTCTTGTTTGACATCAGCGGTTGTTTGTGGCGCAACCGCAGGATTTGTCGCTGTTTCAATTTTGGCGATCGCACTTGGTGACTCGAAAGCTTCAACTAGCGGTAGTTCTGCTGGCGAGGCTATTATTTCTTGAGTTTCTGTAGCGGGTATTTCCGCAGCAGAGCTGGCTGGAGAATGCAGCAGGTTAATCCAAAGTAGTGCTGGCGTTGCTGTCAGCAGGATTTGGGAATTTAAAAATTTAGACATGATCCTCACACCGTATATAGCGAATGCAATTAAAATGTTTGTAGTAATGACTTTAGTCATTCTTAAGAGAGGACTTCATTCCTCACTACGAACTTTACGAACTTTACGAACTTGCGGACTGAAGTCCTCACTACGAACTTTTGATGACTTCAGTCATTTTTTAGGTCAAGGGTTTGCGATCGGCTGCTGGAGGTAACGCTCGCTGCTCTAGAGGAGGTAAGTAGCTTTCATCAAATATTTTATTGACTGGGGGAGCTTCTATTTTTAAGGCTCCTGCTACTTGTTTTGCTGTTGCTTCCAGACGGGTTGGATCGACTCCGCCCAAGCCAACTTTTTCAACTTCGGGAGAGATGTAGAGCCGTTCTAAGGCGATTTGCAGGCGGCGTTTCTCGGCGTTTTTGTCCATTAAGCTATCTCCCGCTTTTGCGACAGATTCCAATCCGGCTGCTGGATCTTTTAATGTGTCTTGCAGTCCTTTAAAATACGCTCTCAAAAATCCTTTGACTACTTCGGGATTTTTGTCGAGAAACACTTTTTTTACGACGATCGCATTTCCGTACAAATCTAGACCGTTCTCGTTATAGTAGAAGATATTTATATCTTCTGGTTTTTTGCCTGCTTTTTCTAGTGCAGGGATGATGGTTGTGGCAAATCCGCTCACTGCATCGATATCGCCTTTAATTAATAATGTTTCCCGCAGCTTTGGTTCCATTGTAATCCACTCTACGGCGTCGGGCTGCACGCCGACTTTTTCGGCAAATACCGGCCACAGTTTACGCGGTGCATCTCCTGCGGGAGCTCCTAGCTTTTTGCCTGTCAATCCTTTAGGATCTGCTATGTTGCTCGACTTGAGGCTGACAATCGCAAAAGCCGATCGATTATAAGGCACTGCAACTGCTACTACTGGATCGTTGGGATTCTTGGCGTTGAACTCCATCATCGAGTAAATATCGCCAAATCCGATCTCGAACTGACCGGCTGCAACTTTGGTGATGGTGTCTGAGGAACCATAGCCCCGCTCGATTTTAACATCCAATCCTTCTGCGGGGAAATAGCCTTTGTCAATGGCGATCGTCAGCGGTGCATTATCGCCTTGGAGCAGCCAAGAGGGATTGACTTTGATGGCACGTTTCTGCGTGGTGTCAGCCGCCGTTGTGGCTGTTGATCCTCCCGCTGCTGGAGTAGTTGTGGCGTTGGGCTGTTGAGATTGACAGCTACTCAGGACGACTGGGGCTGCAATCAATATTAGGGAGAGCGATCGTACTAACCAACTATTTTTCATCACAAAAAAGCTTACTATTTGAACAACAAACCAACGCTAAAACCCCTTGAACACGCCAAATATGCTTACTAATCTTTGGAGGTATTGCCTCAAAGTTAAGCTTTGCCAGGGATTCTTGCATACAATACATTATATGAATAATGAATACTGTATACACATATACAGTTTTTTCTCTTTTGTCAAACAACAATAGGTTAGGATCGATTAATATTTTCCCCAGCACTTACAGCACTTAATGGTGAGTTGGTGTGATTGAAAACTTTTTGTATTTGGCGATATAGAAAGATTCAAGACCATCGACAATATATGGAATATACGATTTTTAAAGCCGTCCTGTATACAGAACAATGCTAATCGCTTACTCAAGAAAAGAGGTAGACTAATTATGGTACAGCATACAACGTCAACAGAGGCGATAGAAACGAAAGAACCCGTGCTTTTGGAATTCGATCGCGTGGGTTTAGAGTACCGAGTAGATGGTCAACCCAGACGCATCATTGACGAAATTTCGTTGTCGATCGCCCAAGGAGAATTTGTGTCATTTGTCGGGCCGAGTGGCTGCGGTAAAACATCTATTTTGAGGATGGTTTCCGGGCTAGCTCCAGCACCGCTCGGCGAAATACGGATGCGGGAAAAAAAGATTACTAAACCCCTAAAAAATGTCGGAATTGCCTTTCAGAATCCCGTGCTTTTGCCTTGGCGCAATACCCTCGACAACGTTCTGCTACCGCTGGAAGTAGTGCAGCCCTACAAGCGAGAATTCAAAGATCCGCAGCACAAGGCAAAGTTTATTCGATCGGCACAAGAATTGCTAACTACAGTCGGACTGCAAGACTTTCAGAAACAGTTTCCGTGGCAACTTTCGGGAGGAATGCGACAAAGGGCTTCGCTGTGTCGGGGGTTAATTCACCAACCGGAAATACTGCTGCTAGATGAACCTTTTGGCGCGTTAGATGCTTTCACCCGCGAGGAAATGTGGGTGATGCTGCAAGATTTGTGGATGCGAGTGAAGTGCGTTTGTATCCTGATCACTCACGACTTGCGGGAGGCTGTATTTTTGTCAGATACAATTTATGTGATGGGCCCGCGCCCGAGTTCGATCGTCTATAAAGTCAAAGTTAACCTGCCACGTCCTGTCACTTTAGATATGATAGTTTCAGATGAATTCAACCACATTGTTGCAGAGTTGAGGCGCCACATTCACCGTAATTAATCGTTGAGTGACAGATGCACGGGGGGTCAGAAACCGGGTTTTTAACCCGCATACGTGCTGAAAACCCTCAATATCTAAAAAACCCGGTTTCTTAGGGAGCGAGTGCGTCCCAAACTAAAATATTTGAGCAGACATTTGAGAAAGCAATGGATAATTTAGAGAGATTTGCTCGGTCAAAAACAGCCAGCATTGTGATGCCGCTTGCTGCAACAATCTTGCTGTTCGTGTTGTGGGAAATTCTGGTATTTTTGTTCAAAATTCCCCCGTACAACTTGCCCGCACCTTCAGCGATTATTGCTGCAAGTTTCAACCAAAGTAAGGCACTGATTGAAAACACAGGACAAACCTTGTTTACAACCTTAGCGGGTTTTATGCTGGCAATTGTGGCCGGCGTAGTGCTGGGGTTTGTCATTGGATATTCGCGCATTGCCTATGTGGTTCTTTACCCGTTGTTAGTGGGATTCAATACTGTTCCGAAAGTAGCGTTAGTGCCACTATTTGCGCTGTGGTTTGGCATCGGTACGGTGCCGGCAATTTTGACGGCTTTTTTGCTGGCGTTTTTCCCGATCGCAGTTAACGTAGCCTTGGGACTAGATACAGTAGAACCAGAGATGAAAGATGTAATGCGATCGTTGGGTGCATCGCAGCTCGAAATTTTCCAAAAAGTTGGATTCCCCCACACCTTACCATACGTCTTTGCCTCGCTGAAAGTGGCAATTTCCCTGGCCTTTGTCGGTACTGTAATTTCTGAAACAGTAGCCTCTAACAAAGGCATTGGGTACTTAATTGTCACCGCCAGTTCTAATTTTGACGTGCCTTTAGGTTTTGCAGGATTGATGGTTTTGGCAGTGATGGGAACCGTACTGTATGCCTTGTTTGCCGCCGCCGAGAAATACCTGATTTATTGGGCGCGGTGATGGGATGGATTCAACCAAATCCAGTGCCGGAAATTACCGTGCATATGGCCTAAAGGTTCTTCGTGCTGCACCGGTTTGATGTCTGTTACGGGTGTCGGCGCGGGGGATTTTTTGGTTGCTTGACGGTTGAAGAATTGCATAAATTTGCCTCCAAGATGTTGATGTTTCTGGGAGGCACATCGAAACCTGTCACCACTCTCCCTGGCATCAGCAGCGCTGAGCGAGGGTATGTCCGAATCTTTTTCTGTGCCTTATGATACTATTGTACAACTATTTGGGCGGAATGTATCGGTCGATCGGGTGATATCTCATTTTTGTTAGCTGACTCGGCGGTTGAAACCAGGTTTATACAAACGATGTCCGCCGACGCCGACTCAAGAAACAAGGTTCGTAGTGAGGACTTCAGTCCTCTTTCTTAATAGCCGAGTCCAGACGAAACCGCGCAATCTGATAAATTTCTGCTAAAGCCTGCTGCATTTCAGCTTCCGGGGAATTGTCGAGGCGGCGTTCAAATGCTTCGAGAATGGTGGTTTTTGTGTGATTTTTCACCGCCACAATGAAGGGGAAACCAAACTTTTCGCGGTATTCTCGGTTGAGAAATTGAAAGCGATCGAACTCTGCGACAGATAGCCGATCCAAACCTGCACCGGCTTGTTCGTTAACCGATGCTACAGCCATTTTTGCTTTGCTTCCCAAGTCGGGGTGTGCTTGAATTAAAGCTAATTTTTCTTGCCCAGTTGTGGAATTGACCGCAGCTACCATTTTAGCGTGCAAGTCGGCTGTGGAGGCAAAAGGGCGATCGTCCCAAGTGCGACGGGCGATCGCGGCCGAATGTTCAAAAATCTCGCCCAAGGCTTCTGTAAACGCCTCCTGATTCATTCCGTTGAGTTCAACTAGGGAGTATTGCATTGCTAAGAAGAAGGAAGAAGGAAGAAGGAAGAAGGAAGAAGGAAGACAGAAGAAGATATACACAGCAAGTTTGAGAGCTATTCATATTTTATGTTGAATTAGGTGGATTTACTCGATCGCTCAAATTAATTAATGCCAATTATTAACATTCAAGCAACAGTATTCGTGTGGTGCGTCGCTATGAGATTGTCGATCGCATTTAAAGATTTTCGAGGGCGACGCACCCTACAGCTACACACTGTCAACTGTCAACTGTCAACTGTCAACTGTCAACTGACTTTAGTTTGTTCGACTTCGCCGTGAGCTTTCAACAGTGCAGCAATTTTGCGGCGGATGATAATTCCCGGCTTATCTGTCAGCATATGCTGCTCTTGCGCGATGTCGAGCGGCACGTCCGAATCGGTGGTTTCTAAAATCCGCTTGTCCTCTAAAGTAACAGCGCGATCGAAAGCAATAATATCCCTGGCTTTTACCTCATTTTCTGTATCGTTGCGGAGACAAAACTGCACCATTTGAGAAGTATAATCGTCAATCGGAGTCATGGTATTGACGATGATGTGAACGAGTCCGTTTGGGTAAGCAATCCGCAGCTTGACAGTAAACGGCAGAAACCAAGTTCCGTCTATTGTCCGCACGGTTTCTTGCTGCTCTATTTTTAAGTTCTGCTGTTGCTGTGCCGGATTGGCGACACCCAAAACGCTGCGGTAATGCAGTTCCCATTCTGTTTCTGTAAACTCCATCACATCCGGCGTGGGATGTTCTTCGCTGCCGAAAGTTGTGGTATGTACAAAAGTAGGATGAGCCATATCTAATTCGTTTTCCATCACCCGCAATCCCGCACAATTCCAAGGTTCGTAAAATTCGTGAATTTGGCGGTAGTTGGGGTCTGCGGCTTCGGGAATATCGGGAATATCTGCGATGGGTTCGCCCAAACAAACCCAAACGTATCCGTAGCGATCGCAAGCCTGATAAGATTTTATCTTGTAGTTAGGAGAAATCGCGCCGTTTGGCTGTTGGGGAACGCGGACGCAAGTTCCTGACGAGTTGAACGTCCAGCCGTGATAAGCACAGGAAATGTTGCCGCTGACAACTTTTCCCAGGGAAAGTTTAGCTGTGCGGTGACAGCAACGGTCTTCTACTGCTGCGGGTTTTCCTGCGGAATCGAGCCAAAGTGCGATCGGCTGACCTAACAATACAAAAGATTTGGGTTCGTCGCCCAACTCGGCGAGGGGAATCACGGGATACCAAAAGCGTTTGAAAACAGGTTGTTTTGTGACTAACATGGTACTTTTTTGATATAAAAATAATTATTTGACATCTCCCCTCTTTAATTAAAAGATGGTAATTGGTCAACTTTCAACTTTCAACTGTCAACTGTCAACTGTCAACTGTCAACTGAATAAAGCTGTCAACTGTCAACTGTCAACTGTCAACTGTCAACTACCGCGATAGGTGCTGTACGACCAAGGCGAAACTAACAGCGGTACGTGATAGTGTGAGGTTGGATCGGCGATACCGAACTGAATCGGAATGCTGTTTAAAAAAGGCGGGTCGGGTAAATTTTCGGCGAATTGGGCGAAGTATTCGCCAACGGCAAATACTAATTCGTAAATTCCCGGTTTGAACTCGCTTTCTGATAATAGCGGAGCAGCGGTGCGGCCGTCAGCATTTGTTGTTACAGTTTTTAGCAGGGTTTTGGCGCCGGAGTTGGGGTCAATTGATTGCAGGGCGATCGACATATTTGCCGCTGGACAGCCGCGGGCTGTGTCGAGAACGTGAGTAGTAAGTTTGCCTGACATTATTGTAATCTTAAATGCTGATTTTTGATTGATTTTCCCGCTAGATTGTGCTAATGCAAGGGCCCTGCCATGATAACTTTGGCGATCGCATCTGTCACATCAGTTGGCTGTTCCTTAGCTAGTTGTTCGTACCACTGTTGTGTCACCTGCGGATCTTTACCATGAATTTGTTCGGCACGTTGGCGCGCTTTTTCTACAACTGCATTCGCCCGCTGCTTGCGCTCAGTTTCGTAACGTTTGAGCGCGTATTCTACCCCCAAATTCGTAGTCGAGAGGTAGTTGCTGAGTACGAGTCCGTCTTCCATGGCTTGACAGCCTCCCTGGCCCAAATCTGGGCAGGTAGCGTGGGCAGAATCTCCTAGCAAAGCAACTCTACCGCGAACGTAGGAGTCGATCGGCCCTACGTCGTGAATTTCGGGGCGGGCGACTGTTGCTGGATCTAATCTTTCTATCAACAATTGCACTGGTGCGGCCCAACCTGTAAAATGTTCTTTAAGTTCGGCTTTGTAATTGTCGGGATTTGCGGGAGTTCCGGTAGTTAAGGGAACATCGAAGAAAAAGTAAAAGCGATCGCCCGCTACGGGCATTAATGAGGCGCGCTTGCAGTCACCGACATAAATCGCCCAGGTATTTTTTGGCGCTAGTGCTTCATCCGCCGGTACTAGCCCGTTCCAATTGATATAACCGCCGTATTTCGGCTTTACTTCGCGGCCCAATACATAGGTACGCAAAATTGAGCGAACGCCGTCAGCAGCCACCAGCAAATCGCCCCGCGCTTTGTCTCCATTTTCAAAGATTGCAGTTACACCCGTGGCATCTTCTTCTACAGCAACACATTTGCGATCGAGCTTGACTTCTCCCTTAAAAGCTGCTAATAACATTTGTTGTAAATCGCGGCGTGCCACCGGATAAGGACGCTGACCGACTTGTTGAATTAGTGGCATTAAATCGATGTCATTTAGCAGTTGACCGATTTTGGTGCGGTATTCCATGCGCTCCATTTTGCCGCCAATTTTTGCCATGTTTTCGCCTAAACCCAAGCGGTTGAGCACTTTGACGCCGTTCGACCACATGGAGATGCCGGCCCCGGCTGGACGCAGTTCTTTTACGCGATCGTAAATTGCAACTTCATAACCTGCTTGTTGGAGGGCGATACCCGCAGTTAACCCGCCAATTCCGGCACCGATGATGACAACTTTTAAGTCGTGCATTCTGTGTTTCTCCTGCTAAATGACATCCTAATACCATTTTATATTTTAGATTTTAGATTTTAGTATCGAGAATTACATCTGAAGTCTGGTGCATCAGATTGCATTTATATCGGGGCCCGTCAATCACGAGTAATAAAAACAGGTTTGTAGTGAGGACTTCAGTCCTTCTTGGATTCGGACTAAAGTCCGTACTACGAACCAGGTTTGTAGTGAGGACTTCAGTCCTTCTTTGATTCGGACTAAAGTCCGTACTACGAACCAGGTTTGTAGTG
This genomic window contains:
- a CDS encoding ABC transporter substrate-binding protein, with the translated sequence MKNSWLVRSLSLILIAAPVVLSSCQSQQPNATTTPAAGGSTATTAADTTQKRAIKVNPSWLLQGDNAPLTIAIDKGYFPAEGLDVKIERGYGSSDTITKVAAGQFEIGFGDIYSMMEFNAKNPNDPVVAVAVPYNRSAFAIVSLKSSNIADPKGLTGKKLGAPAGDAPRKLWPVFAEKVGVQPDAVEWITMEPKLRETLLIKGDIDAVSGFATTIIPALEKAGKKPEDINIFYYNENGLDLYGNAIVVKKVFLDKNPEVVKGFLRAYFKGLQDTLKDPAAGLESVAKAGDSLMDKNAEKRRLQIALERLYISPEVEKVGLGGVDPTRLEATAKQVAGALKIEAPPVNKIFDESYLPPLEQRALPPAADRKPLT
- a CDS encoding ABC transporter permease, whose product is MDNLERFARSKTASIVMPLAATILLFVLWEILVFLFKIPPYNLPAPSAIIAASFNQSKALIENTGQTLFTTLAGFMLAIVAGVVLGFVIGYSRIAYVVLYPLLVGFNTVPKVALVPLFALWFGIGTVPAILTAFLLAFFPIAVNVALGLDTVEPEMKDVMRSLGASQLEIFQKVGFPHTLPYVFASLKVAISLAFVGTVISETVASNKGIGYLIVTASSNFDVPLGFAGLMVLAVMGTVLYALFAAAEKYLIYWAR
- the uraH gene encoding hydroxyisourate hydrolase, which codes for MSGKLTTHVLDTARGCPAANMSIALQSIDPNSGAKTLLKTVTTNADGRTAAPLLSESEFKPGIYELVFAVGEYFAQFAENLPDPPFLNSIPIQFGIADPTSHYHVPLLVSPWSYSTYRGS
- a CDS encoding ABC transporter ATP-binding protein; this translates as MVQHTTSTEAIETKEPVLLEFDRVGLEYRVDGQPRRIIDEISLSIAQGEFVSFVGPSGCGKTSILRMVSGLAPAPLGEIRMREKKITKPLKNVGIAFQNPVLLPWRNTLDNVLLPLEVVQPYKREFKDPQHKAKFIRSAQELLTTVGLQDFQKQFPWQLSGGMRQRASLCRGLIHQPEILLLDEPFGALDAFTREEMWVMLQDLWMRVKCVCILITHDLREAVFLSDTIYVMGPRPSSIVYKVKVNLPRPVTLDMIVSDEFNHIVAELRRHIHRN
- the uraD gene encoding 2-oxo-4-hydroxy-4-carboxy-5-ureidoimidazoline decarboxylase; this encodes MNQEAFTEALGEIFEHSAAIARRTWDDRPFASTADLHAKMVAAVNSTTGQEKLALIQAHPDLGSKAKMAVASVNEQAGAGLDRLSVAEFDRFQFLNREYREKFGFPFIVAVKNHTKTTILEAFERRLDNSPEAEMQQALAEIYQIARFRLDSAIKKED
- a CDS encoding aromatic ring-hydroxylating dioxygenase subunit alpha, with amino-acid sequence MLVTKQPVFKRFWYPVIPLAELGDEPKSFVLLGQPIALWLDSAGKPAAVEDRCCHRTAKLSLGKVVSGNISCAYHGWTFNSSGTCVRVPQQPNGAISPNYKIKSYQACDRYGYVWVCLGEPIADIPDIPEAADPNYRQIHEFYEPWNCAGLRVMENELDMAHPTFVHTTTFGSEEHPTPDVMEFTETEWELHYRSVLGVANPAQQQQNLKIEQQETVRTIDGTWFLPFTVKLRIAYPNGLVHIIVNTMTPIDDYTSQMVQFCLRNDTENEVKARDIIAFDRAVTLEDKRILETTDSDVPLDIAQEQHMLTDKPGIIIRRKIAALLKAHGEVEQTKVS
- the hpxO gene encoding FAD-dependent urate hydroxylase HpxO; its protein translation is MHDLKVVIIGAGIGGLTAGIALQQAGYEVAIYDRVKELRPAGAGISMWSNGVKVLNRLGLGENMAKIGGKMERMEYRTKIGQLLNDIDLMPLIQQVGQRPYPVARRDLQQMLLAAFKGEVKLDRKCVAVEEDATGVTAIFENGDKARGDLLVAADGVRSILRTYVLGREVKPKYGGYINWNGLVPADEALAPKNTWAIYVGDCKRASLMPVAGDRFYFFFDVPLTTGTPANPDNYKAELKEHFTGWAAPVQLLIERLDPATVARPEIHDVGPIDSYVRGRVALLGDSAHATCPDLGQGGCQAMEDGLVLSNYLSTTNLGVEYALKRYETERKQRANAVVEKARQRAEQIHGKDPQVTQQWYEQLAKEQPTDVTDAIAKVIMAGPLH
- a CDS encoding iron uptake porin, encoding MSKFLNSQILLTATPALLWINLLHSPASSAAEIPATETQEIIASPAELPLVEAFESPSAIAKIETATNPAVAPQTTADVKQENKENSDSISLATDREKTAEFSPKNEVIQTNIETEKSGTLPVAIEPNPTQANPGTTPELTADISPKSPTNREAEVVAVPQLNNLQPTDTPTQKSSESNLLSESIQTPEKPAPTSIAEISQPDSLEVTDPSALPEIEQVTSVSQLSDVKPTDWAFQALQSLVERYGCIAGYPDGTYRGNRAMTRYEFAAGLNACLDKVAELVTAGTSNLVKKEDVQKLQRLQEEFAAELATLRGRIDVLEARTANLESNQFSTTTKLNATVWFNLTSAFPTGDIRAERSSTAPGSPFAPPTRDANNRPTRVERGQPETTFSYYAFLTLNTSFTGKDSLVTQLVFGNGNSPANELVSAGFYNSWGTPFLDQTGAPTANVVGIREMSYTFPVGDKVQVAIGPRLNYYRYFDGNRFTFFMKGATSFNSTGSTLLNAVDRGSGAVVSWQVAKPLKLTAAYMAENTEFLNPAVFNTASNPRDGLFNSSNTMTAQLEYAPSNSFNLRLIYARSSLKPYNGFIGGAVGEPLPYGYADDGFGGRVRDSGADTFVVNFDWLLGRNFGLFGRYSYGQLEINPVNRDRSGGDIKVQSFQVGMGFPDLGKKGALGVLSFVIPHNYISGRRFLLSGGGNGGTQYELEGSYYYPITNNIAIVPAFYAIFNANNFDGNPTVFVGNLRTQFSF